From the Stigmatopora argus isolate UIUO_Sarg chromosome 12, RoL_Sarg_1.0, whole genome shotgun sequence genome, the window ATTGACACAAGTTGTCTCAAATTTGTGCCCCAGAAGCTAATTGGAGCCTGTGGGATGATATTGTTTTGCTCCTTTATTTGACATGAATTGTATTAGAGTGGCCTGTGCATGTGTGTTACCATGCGCAAATAAGTACCATTTATGTATTAGAGATATAAGAAAAAATCTGAAGAATTCAAATAGACACAATCAAAATAGtcatgagcaaaaaaaatgaatatatataaagaATAGTGAATTTAGCATTAAATTGTAGTAGTATTATGTAGATGGCATGTGCATACTTGATATTTTTATGGGCAATGAATGACACTCAGTTTAAAATAGCTATGGgctacaaaatataatatatgcaaataatccaaaataaataaaatagatgaaaacctatttttgtgatttttctttttcacgtttcatttttgttttctcactGCTGATAAGCGATTTCCAATGTATAATGCTgcaatagaaaaataataaaaatgtcaataaaaatcACTCACTAAAACAAATTGACCTATCTCTTTTTTACATTCTGGTTGATTTGACTAGATTGTCCCTTAAACCAATCGACAACTTCATTGACATCAATGCAACACGACAGCTTTGAAAAGCCCACAATAAAGAATATATATGTGACAACTTGTGTTGATTTCCCTTTTGAGTACACCGGGCCGCAGACAGGTGAGACCTCCTCCTGTATGAGTGCACCGTGAGTACGTGGCCATGTGTCCTATCGCGCTACCGCCAGCTGCATCAAACAACCTCAGTTCCCACTGGGAACACAAATCCACACCTTGACCTTGAGCTGCACCACCCAAATCTCTGATAGGATTGAAAACAGACAGATTTGCTAACTAACGGCCGCTTCGATATTTCTGCCTCCCCAAAGTAAGCACTACGCGTGTAAAACAATCAGGCTGAAGTCAACGTGGGTAAACTGAAGCAGAGCAACTGTAAAGTTACACCCCGAGCGTCCAGCAGCAGGCTGCCGGGAGGCTCATTAACGGGATCGGCTTACAAGCGGCCCAACAAAAAGGGCCTCTCTCTATGGACGACCCTGCCTGCTCATCCACAATACGCCGGCCGACGTGCTAGCTTGAACGGCGATTGTATACATGTCATCTCACTATTCCTTTTAGGATTGGCTTCGCTTTCATGACTTCCAATAGCCATGAAGACATTCAAAAGACAAGCAATGGCAGTAAACCATTTAAtataagtttttttaattataggaTTACCAGTGTTATATTAAATGCCAACATAACAATAAACCGCTATGTGAAAACACGCATATCAGTGCCAGCTTAGAACATTTTAACAGCTATCATCACAAAAATAGACTGTTTTACAACTGTTAATGTTCTAAAAAAATTCAGTCTATTAGTGTTTATGCAGTTAATAAGTAGTAAATGAAAAGAACTCACTGCATATAGTGCAACATAGATATCAGATTTATAAGGGCAGATGGCTAAAGGTAATTAGAGGTAGTAATGATAGTGAATAATttcataataatataatatatgctCATGAATCTACAGGTGGATACATAATTCAACTCAATGGAATAAAAATTTTCTAATAAAATTATTTCagaatttttgtaaaattagaTCAGGCGGCTAAATTAATTTCTATTTATATACTTTTTAGACACATTTTTGAATGCATCAAATTCTTTTAGCTATCGCATCTGTTTTCTTCATAGGCCACTTAATTAAATAGtataaaattcaaataattcAACTTCAGAATGTTATTGGAGGCCAtaacctttgtttttttctgtttttattattattttaaattgaattacttTTTTCCCAATCCATACTTAAATAAAAAGacccaaattaaaatatatttttacgactcatttcagtgccactgattAGTATGATTCGTTCATTCGCTGTCAaacctcccatttcaaatggtttggacgtctagcaccgtcaatggcagccaatgagttaagaaggATGTTGCAAAAAATGCTACacttttgcaatcaaatatcCTATCCAACGTTTTAATATTGATATTATGACATCCCTATGATCTGATAGTTAATAAATAGTCTTCAGGTTGAGGACGTTTGGGGGTTGGCCACCTGGCTGCCTGCCTGCCACGGGCAACACCTGGCAAGCAAACGGGTCTCTGCGCATGCGTAATAGtccggggaaaaaaatcccaacccAAAAAAATCGCTCAAGAGTTTCGAAGCGTTCCAGTCAAGTAAGCGGTGGTGACCAGTAAACAGACTTGAGTCACGAAACGGACCATGCCGAGATCTTTCCTGGTTAAAAGTAAGCGGGCCCACAGCTACCACCAGCCCCGCTACTTGGATGACGTCTGCATCGGCCTGGATACGCTTTTGGCTCACATAAACGCAGGTGGGTTGTGCCAACATTACgcactgattttaaaaaaaaaaggaaaataattatCATTTGTGGATTTTGAGGAGGGGTTGGAAACGAACTAAAGTTTTCGCTTGCTAACTTTTAGAGACAAAATGTCAAGTGGAGTCGCGCTTGGAGGCCGTGTCAGCGGACAGACTGTCCCCGGGGCTTCAGCTCCCGTCCCCGGGTTCAGTTGCGTCCAGCTCCCCGCTGAGCTACGGAGCGAGTGACCGCGGTTCGGACTGTGATTTGTGGCGTCCTCCGTCCCCGTCCTCCTCTCCAGGTCTTATTTCATTTATGATCGATTGCTTGCATTCAAAGGTCTAATTGGAAAAATTAGGAGGAAAAGTTGGTCaactttttcccttaaaacgTAGGCCAATTGCGCTAGGCAAAACGGTAACTAACGAATATTTTAGGCCATTAACGCCTTCATGCCTGAATGACAAATATACGTGCCAGAAAATAGTGAATAATTAAAATCCTTTTATTACcactatttttattcttttaatattttgaaaatacaattcatttaattaagttattttaagattttctaattttaatgaaaattttcaattaCATTATCTATGCTCAGtattcttttttaatgaatattattatttatcttctAATGGTTTAGGTGTATTTGTTAACTTTTTGGCTGGCTTTAATGGTGCAAAACATTTGTTGCCACGCTACAAGCTGATATGGAATAAATGTCTACTCAtgttaaaataatgattaactcatttaaattcagagCAGAAGGATTGTTGGGCATCATAATTGGATGCCTagcatcatcaatggcactgaaagagggAATATAgtcactttttcttcttctatgtgaaaatgatgaaaataaaattagattaaaagTAATAATGTTTACATTCTTGTATAATATTGCAATGCACTTGGATACTGTATGTGCTACATGTGCTATTTAGTGTTACTATTATTTACTAGTATTACTACATGTGCTATTCAGGGTTATATTTACATAGATACAACTAGAAGATAAACAATCCCATATACAATGTGTTAATAATTCCACTTTAAACTGATGAGTACGTACATAATCATATCAAAATCACTGAATCAGTTGGCCATCGGGGGGCAGTATTATATAAACACAACTGAATCGGTTTTCTGACAATGACTTATAGAGATGCAGTTATGTTAGTCGTtctttgcagaggataaagaatacacGCCTGTGATATTTCTGTGCCGACTGTCTATGTGTTCAAATATAcacttaaagcatgacaacatgaATTGTTTTCATTAGCCGATCTTTGGCGTTTACCATGTATTAGCATGAAGCTATCAGATGTATTGTATCAGCAAAGTTGAGTAATCTCACCTTTTTATTGGTGAATAAAGCAGTCTGAATGACAGCTCAAATCTTGGAAAACTCCTAACTCCGACACCCCTCCTCGCAGATTCGGAGGACGGACATCACTTCAACATGTCTCTGTTCCCCGCATTTTCCTGGTCTCCCTTCCCCGCTTCGGACCTGAGGCAATCCGTTTCGGCTTCGTACCACCGGCCGGACCCGCGGCGGAGCCACGGGACCGAAGCGTGCTACGGGGATTGCTCAGCTCCGGTCCACGTCCAACAGATGTGCGGGATGATCAGCGGCGACAACATATTTGAGGACCTAAAACAGAGGCAACGAGCGTCGGAACTCATCAAGAGCGAAGAAGAGTTCATGTGCGTCAACCGGCTCGAAACCGACGGCACCTATAAGTGCATCAAGTGTTTCAAGGTAACGTTAAAAGCACCCTCGGCACGCGAGGGTGCATTTTGAATGCACAAACGTATTTTTGGGCATGCCATGGAGAAGCCCTCTGGTACCCTACAATGTTTtcggaatttttattttaaatactatATTATGTAGCTGTCTTAGCCTAGCGACCCGTCACGCTTATAAAAGCACTGGGGCAAACCCTACCTATGTTCCTTTTAGCGCAATCTATAAATGAAGACTCTTCTATGTCAGAATTGGATTGTAAACATCCTTAATTTGTTCCCAAAGGTGTTTTCCACATCCCACGGTTTGGAGGTCCACGTAAGGCGATCGCACAGTGGAACGCGTCCGTTCGAGTGCGGCATTTGCGGCAAAACCTTCGGGCACGCGGTGAGCCTGGATCAACACAGGGCGGTGCACTCGCAGGTAAGATGGCCAACAAAATGTTCCAAAGGATCGAGCGATCGATCACTGCCAGTTataccagttcaaatgaattggacgttaaTGGCGGTTAAAGCGTTAAAAAAGTGAGCCCAAAAGTTGGCTTCTATTCTAAGTGTCTTGAAGCAAAAGCAAGCAGATCAGAGCTAagttttttaagacaaagacAAGCagcattttgacaaaaaaatacactaaacaCTTTGGTCTCACTTGAAAAGGGacgtgtatttaaaaataaataatcctaGCGTAGGAAATATAGATGTGCTTTTTGTAAAGTTTTAGCAAGTGCATGCGTGATTAAAATTGAGAACCTTTTTTGCATGTTCAGGAGAGGAGCTTCAGCTGCAAAATCTGCGGGAAAAGCTTCAAGCGCTCATCCACGTTGTCCACACACCTTCTCATCCACTCGGACACCCGGCCTTATCCGTGTCAGTACTGCGGGAAGAGATTCCACCAGAAGTCCGACATGAAAAAACACACTTTCATCCACACAGGTAAGACAGACACATTGTAGAAAAGCCTGTATTTCATAACCTTGGTTAGCGgcttaaccctttcagggacagttgACATAAGTAAATatggtcataatttttttttacctaccacctaaaaaaaatggcagtatatttatatttttttaaaaaagtggtaTCGGTATAGTATCGACATCGGACGACACCACAAAGTATTGATGCAACACGACTTAAGATGtttaacaatttatttttggtcattaaaaaaaaaacaattattacattatatacatttttgacTTTTAGAATTATATACAAAGGAAGAATGTTAAaagattttattgattttaatggtttgattgatttatttgataaagcgaaaaaaagaaaattattaagAGTAAAATGaacaatacacaaaaaaacaccctcaaatggatttttttttcttcccagtaTCGTTTGTGAATTCTTGTTTCATTGCCTAGTAAAagggaattggacatctagtgccatcaatgagttaaatgagtgaaaagtctttaaaaaaaatcataattccagcatgaaagggttaagacGATTTTCCTGCATATGGGTCGGTTTTTTTTTCACGTCTGGATCATCAAGTAAAGTTACCATTTTTATTACGCTTGAAGGAGAGAAACCGCACAAGTGCCAAGTGTGCGGCAAGGCCTTTAGCCAGAGCTCCAACCTGATCACGCACAGCAGGAAACACACTGGATTCAAACCTTTTGCTTGCGACTTCTGCGGGAAAGGCTTCCAGAGGAAGGTGGACCTGCGCAGGCACAAGGAAACTCAGCACGGACTCAAATAATCTGGACTTTTCCCATCAATGTTGTTGCCGGAGAGACAAATTTAAACACAAATGAGTTGACTATTTATTGTTTCGCCTGGCGAGACGGCACCAGGTGTTATTAACGTGTATTTATTATTCTTTATTAACCATGTTTTCCCTTTAATAAATTGTAGATTCAAACAACTCACAGTTTAAGAATAGTaatttgatttgtattttttttagcaagcacacaaaaggaaaatgattggatgtctatctctgttaaTGGTGCACAAGTACTAGTTAAATTTTTATTTCAGACTGACCAAGGAAGAAACATTACCCAACCTAAATAACCTTTGTCATGCTAACATACTGTAGTCTAatatgcttgtttttttaaatttctcaaaTAATTGAGTTCATAATTCAGTGTTATGGGCTTTTCTTcataatacttttttaaaaataattcaggACACTGTTAACTCTGAAAAACTAATAGTTTAGGAAATGACTACGTATCTTGGTAAAATTCTAGCTGTGTTAAGCTATGTGAGGCATCAATCACAAATCCAATCTTTTGGGTAATCTTATCATAAGAGCCAAACaggaaaataaaacatcttgTAGCGAGCGAGTGCCATCTGGTCTAAATCAAATACCAAACCCATATAACAAATACCATTATGGTGTCATAAAGCAGCCTGTGAAGGAACTAGCGTCAGTTTTACAACCAATGGTGACCATTTTCACTGCAGCAATTCTGACAATGAAATTTACAAAGACCTGATTTGCACAAATGCCAccactttaaacaaaaaaaaatcaaattctgcTCAATTTGAATCCAATAACAAACATTTGAAATCATACTCACCAAAGATGCTCATTCTGAAGACACAAAACAGATTAGAATTATTTGGCAACACATAGCGGCAAAAATCTGAATGGACAAAACTCATTATTTACTGGACGTTCATCGCCGTCAGCTGCTGCCAATGAATTAACGAGCTGCAGGGACAAAAAAACAGACGCTTGGTTAAAccaacaaatggaaaaaaaactttatttggtAGAATTACAGACCCCATTTCCTTGTAGCGAAATATGTTTGTCAGTGTTGCAGATTTTTAAACGACTGGAGCACGTCTAAAAGATCTTGCTTGTGTAGGCCCAGCTCCTCCATTCGGGTGTTTACATACGACACTGAAGAAGGCGTGGCTAATGCTTCGGCGACCACAGGAGACACACTGGACAACCTGGATAAAAAGTAACGCGCAAAAGGCACTATTTAAAAAAGGTTGCAGAAGGGAGAAAATTCATTACAAGTCAGAGAGATAAATTAGTGTCACAGGTTTTTAcgattgtaaacatttttatcCGAACGGCTCAATATGCTTGAGTGTAGTTTTACGCCACATTAAACCACACCGTAAAGTGACGTGGACAATCTCAAATGTACCTAGCGTGGCTGGGCTACCTGCGCCGAGTTCGGATTATCTGCGGTTCTCCTCAGGTTCCAGTGTCGCAAAAGGGGCGCATCTATTATTCAGCCCATTTCAACAATAGCGGCCGGCCGAGCTTCACAGCTGCTGGGTAGCAGATAGATAACCACACCGCGCCAAATTATTCATGGTGGAGAAATAGAAGCTTGGATTTAAATGGGAACTGATGAAATCACATGGCATCACAGACACAGCTTCTCATAGGAGTGTATTCTTTCAACATAGAGTGCTTCATCTAAATTTAGATGTAGccaatggaaaataaaatatagcaGTTATCTAGACAGAAACGAATTGCGACTGTTGTCTAAATGAAGCTACTTCATTCAGTTCAACATTCCTTGATGTCAAGGTGCTACAGCAGCTACACAATAGATAGAAGAAAAGCTCGACGTAGTACTTTAGTTTCTGCCTCAGTCCATAAACTGAAAATACTAgctgtttgctttgttttttagtttttgttttaacgAATCAATTTGTGTGTACTGTATGAATAAAAGTTTCCCCATATGATATCATTACAAAAGTCAACAAGTATATTCCTGTAACTTACTTCAAATCAGAAATCAGAGCTAGTTCAAATCAGGTGAACATTTTCACGAATGCCATTTAAACAccgatgtgtgtgtgtttgacttAAGAGGCAAATGACGCCGTTTGTGTGCTTTCCGTCCTCCATCGCGGATCTGAAGCAGGACAATCTGGTTTAGATAAGGCCACCGAGCTGGTCTATGTACTCAGATGGGAGGAGCACGGAAACGTCGGTGAAACCGCCGAGCGCACGAGCGCGCGCTCTCGCACGCCATATGGCGCAGTGCGAGGGAATATTACATGCGCTACGATGCCAGAGCACATGCAGGGGGTTTTATGACATGCATGCTCTTGTTTGGATCAGGAGTTACGTGTTATTAATCAGTCATCAATAATGAACCAGTGCTTTTGCTTTTGTTAAGACTCTTCTGGTCTAAATGTGGTTGTCATTCTTGTTTCAATTTGTCCCCAAAAGTGTTTGATGGGCTCAAGTGTAAGTTTCCTTTTAAAGCAAAAGTCAATTTATGACTTTGTGACCCTTTCTTTCCACCATGGGAAACACAAAAGCTTCTCCAAACCGTTCCCACAAAGATGGaagcggacaaaaaaaatcatagagcTAAGGAAGAGGTGCGTAAAGTTGGTGTGTTGCAATCAGGGCTGACGCAATCACTGGACTAATCTGCAGATATTTGATTATTAAATTTAATCGACTACAATTTTGAAGGTCTGTTATTGATCTGTTGACCTAAAATGATTGAAATCGACTTTTATGAGCGTCACAAAAGTTACAATTTGTCAGCTTTCTCTAGTTCTAACTGCAAAACATTTGCAAATATGCGCttttgctttggaaaaaaataagttagaCAATGGCTCTAAACAATTTTGAATTGAGTTTGTCAATGGCCAGCACTTACAGATGGAGTAAGACTACTGCAATAAGGGTCCACTCTGGAGGTTGATGGATGATGTTGGTGTTGGTAAACCTGTGGtacacataaaaaatgaaaatcagtcCAAATATTCTACACTTCGAAAATACAATAGCTTGAATATAACTGAAGGTAAATAAAGGTAAAGTGTGGCTTTTGCTGTGAAAACTGCTATGATGTATGCTTCTCTGGCACTTCGCATATCCTTTATTTTATGCTCAAGTGTGCCAGCGGGGCCTCGCGTCCCAAAACAAAAGAATTCCTGGAAGCCGGAGTACTCTTAAAACATCAACACTGTGGAATAGGAACAGGGGTTAAGTATTTGTTTGGGATTTTCATTTCTCAATTTCACACATGACCATGGTCAATATTAAACAAGTCTTAACTTATATTTACTTCTTCTGAACACTTTGTTGTGGCCCTTGCCATGattataaaattatatattttgctTTGAATACAAAATATTATAATGTAATGTCTATTCTTTAAAAcaactattttcaaataaataatgaaatctATCAATCGACATGCACgtcttcttttcttttgatGTAATACACATTTTGAATTAAGACCTATTATAAATgataatgatcatgtttcagtgccattaacgctgatagacgtccaatccattttgacagggagtaACAGTGGAAATTTGGTCTTCAACTTTTCTATTGTTGTCATTAGCAGTGAAGAGGTTATCTAAGAGTATAGTAGAATTGCTGGCATGTTGAAGAGCATACTGTAATACGAGTAACAAGTTGGCATCAATTCTAATGTGAAACCTGAATACGTCCCATTTGAGCTGTatcgtgcgtgcgtgtgtgcgtgcgtgtgttgcTCTGACCTGAAAGTCCTGACCAGGTTGTTGAGGTCACTGGTGATGTCACTCAGGGTGAGACTCAGCGGACCCACAATGTTTTTCAGACTGCacatcaaataacaaagagttaGAAAAAAATCCAGTCTACAGATTTCTAAACTATTTACATAGACGtatatattattaaaatgaggaaaaactgATGCGGCATGTTGGTCGGGTGGTTTGCACATCTGCTTCAAAGTTATGAGATCAAGGGTTAAATCCCTGTCTCCTGCTATGTGGAGTTTGTAAGTTGTCCCCGTACTATGTGGCTTTTCCCTGggtacctcccacattccaaaaagacgcatggtaggctgacagAAGTATCTCAAATTGTCCATAAGAATGAGTGTCtgcttgaatgtttttttttgtctcattgtgctctgcgattggctagaaACCA encodes:
- the gfi1aa gene encoding growth factor independent 1A transcription repressor a — its product is MPRSFLVKSKRAHSYHQPRYLDDVCIGLDTLLAHINAETKCQVESRLEAVSADRLSPGLQLPSPGSVASSSPLSYGASDRGSDCDLWRPPSPSSSPDSEDGHHFNMSLFPAFSWSPFPASDLRQSVSASYHRPDPRRSHGTEACYGDCSAPVHVQQMCGMISGDNIFEDLKQRQRASELIKSEEEFMCVNRLETDGTYKCIKCFKVFSTSHGLEVHVRRSHSGTRPFECGICGKTFGHAVSLDQHRAVHSQERSFSCKICGKSFKRSSTLSTHLLIHSDTRPYPCQYCGKRFHQKSDMKKHTFIHTGEKPHKCQVCGKAFSQSSNLITHSRKHTGFKPFACDFCGKGFQRKVDLRRHKETQHGLK